CCAGAAGCTCAACCCTCTGAGTGGAGTTACAGAAGATGATAGACTGATTGATCTGAAGCTGTAACAGAAACAATAGAAATATGTAGATATGTGGTTACCAACTTCAACAACTAATCACATATTAGAAGCTTTTAACTTGGTTTCCATGATATTTTGCAGCAAAGAATCTCCGTGTCTTCAGcatacagcaacaacaaaataattaaagttcTCTTTCCAATTACTAGTGAGTCAATTGATTGGTCGGCCAATTAATTGTGCCAATCACTGTCATTTTCAATTAACTGGCATCAGCTGATGTCTGCACTTATGCTGGCGAATTAATATTGTaaatgtctgcagacacatCAGCAGCCTGCACTGTTTACAACTGAAAATGACTGCATAAAATTGTGAAAATTTATTCTGGGCACACTTGCGAGGGACTCGGATGCATTTCATTTGCACATGAAAAGAGCAGTAAGAGAGATAACTAGATTCTAAAACACAATTACAGTGTCTTTGCTGTAGGCTCTCCTCTATGCGTCTCTGTGACCAAGGGCAGACCTCAGCCCCTCCACACCCAGCCACAGTTGTCTTAGCCACATTGAGCTTGTTCACCAATTGCtataaactaaaatatattaattagGAAATCATTGGTTTCAGTGGTGTTTTTTAACcctgtataaataaaagtttaaataagtTAATTAATCTCTAAAACATGGTTTTTGACTTTTAGTATGCACAGTTACGTGCTGAGCACTCACCCTAGAAAAGAGTGTGTTTAGACAGTGGACCTTCTGTCTTTCAGTCACATAGGCATAGTACTGTGTGATGCCCTTCAAGGTCAGTTCCTCCATCAGGTTGATCTCATAAGGCTTCTTCAAGTGATTGCTCTGGAAAGACAtccacattttgtgttttcaagtTCAAaggacatttttattatatattcagATAATCAAATTACACTGAGTTCTCACCATAAATGTTTGCACACTGATTGGAAAAGTGGCAGAGTAAAGCAGGATTTGACGATCCTTTGGTAAGAAACTGATCATGTCTTCAATTAGGACTACAAAGTCCTGGGACAGCAACTTATCTGCCTGAAGAAAAGCATATTGCAAGAACCTATTAACAGTGGATGGTTTCAGGCAAATCCCGccccaaaaaataaacaaaggtcAATATAGAAAAGTGAATTCAGATTCAAACCCACCTCATCCATCACCATCATTTGTGTCTTATCCACTTTTGCAACCCCCTTCTTGATCAGATCTAGTATCCTGCCTGGTGTAGCAATCACTACATGTACTATAAATACAGGAGAAGAGCACACGTTATTGCACacaatttttttaattcatattttgtattattgttaatattaaaagCATGGAAAGTACCTGTCTCATCCAGACGCATGATGTCGTCCCTCAAGTTGGTGCCACCTGTGGAAGCCATGACTTTGACTCCTCCTAAGTGCTTGCTGAGCTGAATGCTGATTTGGCTCACCTGCAGGGCCAGCTCTCTTGTTGGCACTATTACTAAGGCTGAATtgagaaagaaattaaagggCTACtaatcacagaaaaataaatagtttcCCCAGTTGTAGACATATGGGGTATGACAGGGTTGTGGTCACAGACTAAATCACAAAAGATTTTCCAATGCCAGACACAACTTAATGTGATGCATTACCACGAATGCGATTCTGTTACTTCATTGTACAATCAAATCACTGTCACAAAAATGCCAGATATTACCACTGATAAACCTGTTTCCAAAGGTTTTCCTGTCAATTATTCTTCAGCTCAAACTGAATTTctaattaatgtaatgtattacaaaatattcaccctgatttactgtaattttacaATAATAGAGTTGACAAGTCTCACATGTTACTGCTACTGTTTCTCTATAAACAGAAGCAACTCACCCTGGATATGATCCTTCTTCAGGTCTATTCTCTCCAGCATAGGAATGAGGTAGGCTCCACTTTTTCCTGTGCCATTCTTAGCTCGAGCTAAAATATCTCTGCCCGATAGAGCTATGGGGATGCTTTCCTCCTTTTGACAAATAGACATATCCAATCAGTACGATGGGCAAGGTTTACTGGACACAACAGACTAATTTAGAAGAAAAGGCAAACAAATGCTAAGAGCAACATGCAAAAGACCCTTATTTCTGACCTTTTAATCCTGTATAGAGCCTTATTCATCACACCACACTATCACAATTTGTATGACGACTAATAGTATAAAGTATTTCTAGATGTTCAAATCTGTCTTTAACTAGAACTTTAAATGGATACATTTGAATAAACCTATATCTATATTAATTCAGATTGTCAAATAGATTATTTAGGCGACTGAAATATGGAACCTTCTCAAATCTAACTGAACTAACTAACAAAGCATAATTTTTGGTTTTAGGGATTGGAACAGTTAATTTTATAATCTGAAACAAGAGACAAGTGAGTGGATATATTTAAGGCAGTGGAAAGGtggttaaaatgttttcacattagtACAAAGGCCAAGTTCTAGTCATTATATTTACCTGGATAGGAGAGGGTTTCTCCCATCCCATTTCAAAGATTCCCATTAGAAGTTCTCGCTTTAGACAATAGTCTTCAAATTCATTTCCCTTTGTTGATGTTACATCCTAAGAGAAACAGCAGTTAAAATTGATACAGGCTATAATACACATTCAGTGAgtgtaaaatattacaaattcaacagatttagatttataaA
This genomic stretch from Anabas testudineus chromosome 16, fAnaTes1.2, whole genome shotgun sequence harbors:
- the ddx61 gene encoding probable ATP-dependent RNA helicase DDX6, which gives rise to MAMARTANPAPMIGLNKPANVQLRGQTKPAGLHGTAQQPSALQKRSSIPQSSGGIMFGDDWKKCLELPPKDNRVKTSDVTSTKGNEFEDYCLKRELLMGIFEMGWEKPSPIQEESIPIALSGRDILARAKNGTGKSGAYLIPMLERIDLKKDHIQALVIVPTRELALQVSQISIQLSKHLGGVKVMASTGGTNLRDDIMRLDETVHVVIATPGRILDLIKKGVAKVDKTQMMVMDEADKLLSQDFVVLIEDMISFLPKDRQILLYSATFPISVQTFMSNHLKKPYEINLMEELTLKGITQYYAYVTERQKVHCLNTLFSRLQINQSIIFCNSTQRVELLAKKITQLGYSCFYIHAKMMQEYRNRVFHDFRNGLCRNLVCTDLFTRGIDIQAVNVVINFDFPKSAETYLHRIGRSGRFGHLGLAINLITSEDRYNLKTIEDQLGTDIKPIPSSIDKSLYVAEFHSVDPDDAKNKELEAA